Genomic segment of Staphylococcus muscae:
TTTGACGCTGTAAGTTCGAATACTCAATATAATCGCGATCCACAATATGAAGTTTTCCAATTCCTGCACGTACAAGTCCTTCAGCCAGATGTGTACCTAATGCGCCCATTCCTATGATCAATGCAGACTTGCGATTAATCTTCTCCTGTCCGTCTTGACCGATGCCATCAAACAGTATTTGTCGTGAATAACGATTATGTGTCATGGTTCTTAACCTTTCTTACTTTATTAGTCTCTTCTCATTATACGGTGTTACACCTATACTCTCAATCAATTAAAACGTATCAGTAACTATGCGACAATTAGGCATTTCAATACATTCATTCAGTGTTTTCCCTAAGTTTCTCAATATACACATCGCTGAATCATTTCATCTTTCAAAATCTATCATATGTAGCCTGATTCGATACACATAAAAACAAATAAGGTACATGTGCGTCATCGTACATGTACCTCAATGATTCTTATTCTATTGTAATGATTTCATGTGCCAGTTGTTGCGCTTCCCTCTGAGAGTGTGTGACAAAAATAATTGGAATTTGCCACGTTTCAAAAATATGTTGAACGAGCATCATGCTCTCTTGTTTAGAAACATCATCTAAACTAGAAAAAGGTTCGTCTAATAATAATAAATCAGGTTTTGTACTCAAGGCTCTCGCTAAAGCGGCACGTTGCTTCTCTCCACCTGAACATCTCAGCGGATACGCATCCAAAATGTGCGTGATTTTAAGTGTATCAACAAGCTTATCAATATGTGTATTAAACTCTGTCATAAAGGTGATATTTTGTCGGATTGTCATATGGGGAAACAGTTGATAATCTTGAAAAAGGTAGCCGATATGACGTTCTCTAATCGGCGTGTCAATTTTGTGTGCAGTATCTACAACGGTTCTTCCATTGATACGTACCCAGCCTTTATCCGGCAATTGAATACCCGCAATCATATTGAGACATGTTGTTTTACCGATACCTGATACACCCCGCAACGCATAAATCTTAGGTGCATCTGTTGTTATTTGAAATGCAATATTTTTATCATTGATACGCTTTTCCAAATGAATATCTAGCACCTATCTCACCTCACGATATCGGTCTTTATTAAGCATATTCATCGTTCCCATTACTGTTACTGCAAAGGCAACAAGAATCAGCACCCATAGCCACGCTTGATTTTCTCGTCCTTGTTGAACAAGAAAGTAAATTTCTAAAGACAGTGTATTGGTTTTACCCGGAATATATCCTGCAATCATGAGTGTGGCACCAAATTCACCAATAGCACGGGCAAATGCCATCATCGTTCCTGAAATAAGCGCTCGTTTTGATAAAGGTAAAATCAAACGATAGAATATTTTACGTTCAGAAGCGCCCATCGTTCGCGCTGTGTTCAACATCTTATCATCAATACTACGAAAACCTTGTACAGCATGTTGGTACATTAATGGGAAACTCACAATCACCGATGCAATAACGGCACCAGTCAATGTAAACACAACTTTAACCCCTAATACCTCTGTTAAAAAATAGCCTACTGGTCCATTTACAGAAAATAAAATAAGGAGTAAGAACCCCATCACTGTTGGTGGTAATACAATAGGTAAGAGCACAAGACTCTCACAAAACTTTATCAAACGTCCTTGTTTGTTATATAGAATTTTGGCTAGTAATGTGGCAAGAATTACTACAATCAATGTACTGATCATTGCCACACGTAATGAGATCCAAAACGGTGTAAGTTCTGACATAAATGTGTCACCTAAACTTCAAAATGATATTTTTTTAAAATTTGTTTCGCTTCATCTGACTGCATAAATGTCATCCATTCTTTTGCAGCTTTATTATCTGTCACAAGTCCCATACGGTAGGTAATTGGCTGTTGCAAGTCGGCATTCATCACTTTTTCGACACCTTTTTGTTGTTTGTCCCCTACATATAAATCTGTCTGATAAACAAAGCCAAGTTGTGCATTCCCCTTATCTACATAGTTGAGTACTTCATGAACATCTTTCGCATAGACAATTTTTGAGACAACGGTATCCCATAACTTATGATCTTCTAAATATTGTTTGGCATATTTACCGGCTGGCACGGATTCGACTTCACCTAACGCCAACTGATCTGTCTCCTGTAAATCTTCAACACTTTTAAGCTTACTACCCTGTTGCCTAATCAATACTAACTTATTTGTTGCATAATCATATGTATCTATCACTTTCCCTTGCTTTTTCAATGCATCAATATCTTTCGTATTTGCAGACATCAATATATCTGAAGGGGCACCTTTTTCAATTTGTTGTCTGAGTGCGCCTGAGCCACCATAGTTAAATGCTACATCGATATCTTTATGCTGTTTATGGAAGGCAGTTTCCAACTCTTTTGTCACATCTGTTAAACTCGCTGCTGCTGAAACAGTGATTTGATCTTTTTCATTTTTATTGTTGTCTTCAGATTGTGATGCACTACATGCTGACAATACGAAAACAAGCAACATACATATGCCCCATAAGAATTTGGATTTCAACATGAACAACTCCTTTTAAATGTAACAATCTCTTATTCATCATTTTAGCAAATGCCCTATTAAAAAGGCTATTTTTTATTACATATTATTTCTTAAAGCCTTTCAAATT
This window contains:
- the modB gene encoding molybdate ABC transporter permease subunit yields the protein MSELTPFWISLRVAMISTLIVVILATLLAKILYNKQGRLIKFCESLVLLPIVLPPTVMGFLLLILFSVNGPVGYFLTEVLGVKVVFTLTGAVIASVIVSFPLMYQHAVQGFRSIDDKMLNTARTMGASERKIFYRLILPLSKRALISGTMMAFARAIGEFGATLMIAGYIPGKTNTLSLEIYFLVQQGRENQAWLWVLILVAFAVTVMGTMNMLNKDRYREVR
- a CDS encoding ATP-binding cassette domain-containing protein, whose amino-acid sequence is MLDIHLEKRINDKNIAFQITTDAPKIYALRGVSGIGKTTCLNMIAGIQLPDKGWVRINGRTVVDTAHKIDTPIRERHIGYLFQDYQLFPHMTIRQNITFMTEFNTHIDKLVDTLKITHILDAYPLRCSGGEKQRAALARALSTKPDLLLLDEPFSSLDDVSKQESMMLVQHIFETWQIPIIFVTHSQREAQQLAHEIITIE
- the modA gene encoding molybdate ABC transporter substrate-binding protein; translated protein: MKSKFLWGICMLLVFVLSACSASQSEDNNKNEKDQITVSAAASLTDVTKELETAFHKQHKDIDVAFNYGGSGALRQQIEKGAPSDILMSANTKDIDALKKQGKVIDTYDYATNKLVLIRQQGSKLKSVEDLQETDQLALGEVESVPAGKYAKQYLEDHKLWDTVVSKIVYAKDVHEVLNYVDKGNAQLGFVYQTDLYVGDKQQKGVEKVMNADLQQPITYRMGLVTDNKAAKEWMTFMQSDEAKQILKKYHFEV